A window of Corallococcus macrosporus DSM 14697 contains these coding sequences:
- a CDS encoding alpha-amylase family glycosyl hydrolase, with amino-acid sequence MVVSLTAALAAVTLAACLPRAAPPPLAPSGTVVAVAYVRDDARRPGVVADVPEGLKQRIAEVLSKRNLRAEVVPYADYAAYYAKVRDSQRRFEMMKALTPEAPLHLLVETRVSFFSQVGGRFSWDISVRTTAARADSPMAPTVVNQDYGAALQFDQQREDDAQLEVAQQIAGQVGSLFDSFLASPFLVPDTDGGSGTVPGLNAPAGPGIEPGKSTPPTTPAPYRGSWEPPAGDAVYFVMVDRFSNGDTKNDGAVDLKDAQAFHGGDLQGVIDRLDGLRQLGVRTVWLSPVFQMRTDTFYGYGAFHGYWVEDFGKVEPRFGDEALLKALAAELRRRDMRLVLDVVLNHVGPETRLSRERPDWFHGRGPIKDWDDPSELVMGDVHGLPDLAVEKEEVYAHLLAHSRRWVDVLKPAGFRLDAVKHMPTSFWARYNDDLRQHAGKDFLLLGEMLDGDPVLLSTTMKEGRFGTMFDFPLAFALVDVFCRERAPSHLGAILFNDRLYPAPGSLVTMVDNHDLPRVMSECGGDVERVKRALAVQLTARGVPALTYGTEEGLTGAKEPENRGDMRFTDHPLRSWIGGLLALRRGSEALQRGETMVLAAREDLFAYARVTADEAVVIAVNAGDSAEDVPLPDVLAGARLEPVALASPLAAADVGTVRVPAGDVALARLTPPEAGGFVTAAKLAGLRWRGKGTRRTVQLVVDDPSVRLVGSGPELGGWKPEHSLRPGPDGFALSLPVGAVFEYKLLRAGSQGKYDWEDGDNRLLFVDEGSGPLRQTLAWSRR; translated from the coding sequence GTGGTGGTCTCCCTCACGGCGGCCCTGGCCGCGGTGACGCTCGCGGCGTGTCTGCCGCGCGCGGCGCCGCCGCCCCTGGCGCCCAGCGGCACGGTGGTGGCCGTGGCCTATGTGCGGGATGACGCGAGGCGGCCCGGCGTGGTGGCGGACGTCCCGGAGGGCCTGAAGCAGCGCATCGCGGAGGTGCTGTCCAAGCGCAACCTGCGCGCGGAGGTGGTGCCCTACGCGGACTACGCCGCCTACTACGCGAAGGTGCGCGACTCGCAGCGCCGCTTCGAGATGATGAAGGCGCTGACGCCGGAGGCGCCGCTGCACCTGCTGGTGGAGACGCGGGTGTCGTTCTTCAGCCAGGTGGGCGGGCGCTTCTCGTGGGACATCTCGGTGCGGACGACGGCCGCCCGCGCGGACTCGCCCATGGCGCCCACCGTCGTCAACCAGGACTACGGCGCGGCGCTCCAGTTCGACCAGCAGCGCGAGGACGACGCGCAGTTGGAGGTGGCCCAGCAGATTGCCGGGCAGGTGGGCTCGCTGTTCGACTCCTTCCTGGCCTCGCCCTTCCTGGTGCCGGACACGGACGGTGGCTCGGGCACGGTGCCGGGCCTCAACGCGCCGGCCGGGCCGGGCATCGAGCCGGGCAAGAGCACGCCGCCCACCACGCCCGCGCCCTACCGAGGCTCGTGGGAGCCTCCGGCGGGAGACGCGGTCTACTTCGTGATGGTGGACCGCTTCTCCAATGGCGATACGAAGAACGACGGTGCAGTGGACCTGAAGGACGCGCAGGCCTTTCACGGCGGAGACCTGCAAGGTGTGATTGACCGACTGGACGGGCTGCGGCAGCTCGGTGTCCGCACGGTGTGGCTTTCACCCGTCTTCCAGATGCGGACCGACACGTTCTACGGGTACGGCGCCTTCCACGGTTACTGGGTCGAGGACTTCGGCAAGGTCGAGCCCCGCTTCGGGGACGAGGCCCTGCTGAAGGCGCTGGCGGCGGAGCTCCGCCGCCGGGACATGCGGCTGGTGCTGGACGTGGTGCTCAACCACGTGGGGCCGGAGACGCGCCTGTCGCGTGAGCGGCCCGACTGGTTCCACGGCCGGGGGCCCATCAAGGACTGGGACGACCCGAGCGAGCTGGTGATGGGGGATGTGCACGGCCTGCCGGACCTGGCCGTGGAGAAGGAGGAGGTGTACGCGCACCTGCTGGCGCACTCGCGCCGGTGGGTGGACGTGCTGAAGCCGGCGGGCTTCCGGCTGGACGCGGTGAAGCACATGCCCACGAGCTTCTGGGCCCGCTACAACGACGACCTCCGGCAGCACGCGGGGAAGGACTTCCTGCTGCTGGGGGAGATGCTGGACGGCGACCCGGTGCTGCTGTCCACCACGATGAAGGAGGGCCGCTTCGGGACGATGTTCGACTTCCCGCTGGCCTTCGCGCTGGTGGACGTCTTCTGCCGGGAGCGCGCGCCGTCGCACCTGGGCGCCATCCTCTTCAATGACCGGCTGTACCCGGCGCCGGGCTCGCTGGTGACCATGGTGGACAACCACGACCTGCCCCGGGTGATGAGCGAGTGCGGCGGCGACGTGGAGCGGGTGAAGCGGGCGCTGGCGGTGCAGCTCACCGCGCGGGGCGTGCCGGCGCTCACCTACGGGACGGAGGAGGGGCTGACGGGCGCGAAGGAGCCGGAGAACCGGGGCGACATGCGCTTCACGGACCATCCGCTGCGCTCCTGGATTGGCGGGCTGTTGGCGTTGCGGCGGGGCAGTGAGGCCCTCCAGCGTGGCGAGACGATGGTGCTCGCCGCCCGGGAGGACCTCTTCGCCTACGCGCGCGTCACCGCCGACGAGGCCGTGGTCATCGCCGTGAATGCCGGTGACAGCGCCGAGGACGTGCCGCTGCCCGACGTGCTGGCTGGCGCCCGGCTGGAGCCGGTGGCCCTGGCGTCGCCGCTGGCCGCCGCCGACGTGGGCACCGTCCGCGTGCCCGCCGGAGACGTGGCGCTGGCGCGGCTGACGCCCCCCGAGGCGGGAGGCTTCGTCACGGCGGCGAAGCTCGCGGGCCTGCGGTGGCGGGGGAAGGGGACGCGGCGCACGGTGCAGCTGGTGGTGGATGACCCCTCCGTGCGGCTGGTGGGCAGCGGGCCGGAGCTGGGCGGGTGGAAGCCCGAACATTCGCTGCGTCCAGGGCCGGACGGCTTCGCGCTGTCGCTGCCCGTGGGCGCCGTCTTCGAGTACAAGCTCCTGCGCGCCGGCTCCCAGGGGAAGTACGACTGGGAGGACGGCGACAACCGGCTGCTGTTCGTGGACGAAGGCTCCGGGCCCCTGCGCCAGACGTTGGCGTGGAGCCGGCGCTGA
- the fadI gene encoding acetyl-CoA C-acyltransferase FadI: MASEKRNGPRRVAIVRGLRTPFVKAGSVFSGLTALDLGRLVVQELVQKTDLDPNIIDQVVFGQVIPTLTAPSIAREVVIAAGLPKTIDAFTVSRACATSIQAMTAAANAIATGEADVIIAGGTESMSDAPIFTSRPLAHALVAASKGRSLPDKLKPFQRLKARDLLPVPPAIAEYSTGMTMGESAEKMAKENGISREEQDRIAYNSHRNAAKAWKDGLFDNEVMHVVVPPKFDKTAERDNIVREGTSMEALGQLKPAFDRKYGTITAGNASPLTDGAAALLLMSEEKARALGYEPLGFLRSHAYAATDPGDQLLQGPAYAVPTALKRAGMTLTDIDLVEMHEAFAAQVASNLQALASPAFAKKAGWSAPVGEIDRERLNVTGGSIALGHPFGATGARIVTQALNELKRRNKNTAMCTVCAAGGLGAVVILERA; this comes from the coding sequence ATGGCAAGCGAGAAGCGCAACGGCCCCCGAAGGGTGGCCATCGTCCGCGGCCTGCGGACCCCGTTCGTGAAGGCGGGCTCCGTCTTCTCGGGGCTGACGGCGCTGGACCTGGGCCGCCTGGTGGTCCAGGAGCTGGTCCAGAAGACGGACCTGGACCCGAACATCATCGACCAGGTGGTGTTCGGCCAGGTCATCCCCACGCTGACGGCCCCGTCCATCGCCCGCGAGGTGGTCATCGCGGCGGGGCTGCCGAAGACGATTGATGCCTTCACGGTGTCGCGCGCGTGCGCCACGTCCATCCAGGCGATGACGGCGGCGGCCAACGCGATTGCCACGGGGGAGGCGGACGTCATCATCGCCGGCGGCACCGAGTCCATGTCGGACGCGCCCATCTTCACCAGCCGGCCGCTGGCCCACGCGCTGGTGGCGGCGTCCAAGGGGCGCTCGCTGCCGGACAAGCTCAAGCCCTTCCAGCGCCTCAAGGCCAGGGATTTGCTGCCGGTGCCCCCGGCCATCGCCGAGTACTCCACTGGCATGACGATGGGGGAGAGCGCGGAGAAGATGGCCAAGGAGAATGGCATCAGCCGCGAGGAGCAGGACCGCATCGCCTACAACTCGCACCGCAACGCGGCCAAGGCGTGGAAGGACGGCCTGTTCGACAACGAGGTGATGCACGTCGTCGTGCCGCCGAAGTTCGACAAGACGGCGGAGCGCGACAACATCGTCCGCGAGGGCACCAGCATGGAGGCGCTGGGTCAGCTCAAGCCGGCGTTCGACCGCAAGTACGGCACGATTACGGCGGGCAACGCGTCGCCGCTGACGGACGGCGCCGCGGCGCTGCTGCTCATGAGCGAGGAGAAGGCGCGCGCGCTGGGCTACGAGCCGCTGGGCTTCCTGCGCAGCCACGCCTACGCCGCCACGGACCCGGGCGACCAGCTGCTCCAGGGCCCGGCCTACGCGGTGCCCACGGCGCTCAAGCGCGCGGGCATGACGTTGACGGACATCGACCTGGTGGAGATGCACGAGGCCTTCGCCGCGCAGGTGGCCAGCAACCTCCAGGCGCTGGCGTCCCCGGCCTTCGCGAAGAAGGCGGGCTGGAGCGCGCCGGTGGGCGAAATCGACCGGGAGCGGCTGAACGTGACGGGCGGCTCCATCGCGCTGGGGCACCCCTTCGGCGCCACGGGCGCGCGCATCGTCACCCAGGCCCTCAATGAGCTGAAGCGTCGGAACAAGAACACGGCGATGTGCACCGTCTGCGCGGCGGGCGGGCTGGGCGCCGTCGTCATCCTGGAGCGTGCGTGA
- the hemE gene encoding uroporphyrinogen decarboxylase: MNDRLLRAARRQPTDTTPVWLMRQAGRYLPEYRAIRGNIAFLDLCKHPDLAAEVTVQPVTRLGVDAAIIFSDILIPVEAMGITLELGDKGPHFPNPVRSAADIDKLGVPDPVAGTGFVAEAIRRTRKALNDAVPVIGFAGAPFTLAAYMVEGGGSKSYILIKRLMFEQPELAHRLFGKLTDTLIPYLKMQVEAGASIVQIFDSWGGELSPWDYERFCIPYLKRMVSELKATGVPVIVFGVGMSTHLPLLKSTGADVVGLDWTLPMDEGRKVLGPDVAVQGNLDPLHLFLPREALEGRVKDILRRAGPEGHIFNLGHGILPPTDPDSAKFLVDAVHRHGVALRQGTLSND, encoded by the coding sequence GTGAACGACCGACTCCTCCGCGCGGCGCGCCGCCAGCCCACTGACACGACGCCGGTGTGGCTGATGCGCCAGGCTGGCCGCTACCTGCCCGAGTACCGGGCCATCCGAGGCAACATCGCCTTCCTGGACCTGTGCAAGCACCCGGACCTGGCGGCGGAGGTCACCGTCCAGCCGGTGACGCGCCTGGGTGTGGACGCGGCCATCATCTTCTCCGACATCCTCATCCCCGTGGAGGCCATGGGCATCACCCTGGAGCTGGGGGACAAGGGGCCGCACTTCCCCAACCCGGTGCGCTCCGCGGCGGACATCGACAAGCTGGGCGTGCCGGACCCGGTGGCGGGCACCGGCTTCGTGGCCGAGGCCATCCGCCGCACGCGCAAGGCGCTCAATGACGCCGTGCCCGTCATCGGCTTCGCGGGCGCGCCCTTCACGCTGGCCGCGTACATGGTGGAGGGCGGCGGCTCCAAGAGCTACATCCTCATCAAGCGGCTGATGTTCGAGCAGCCCGAGCTGGCGCACCGCCTCTTCGGCAAGCTCACGGACACGCTGATTCCCTACCTGAAGATGCAGGTGGAGGCGGGCGCGAGCATCGTCCAGATTTTCGACTCATGGGGCGGCGAGCTGTCGCCGTGGGACTACGAGCGCTTCTGCATCCCGTACCTCAAGCGCATGGTGTCCGAGCTGAAGGCCACCGGCGTGCCCGTCATCGTCTTTGGCGTGGGCATGTCCACGCACCTGCCGCTGCTCAAGAGCACTGGCGCGGACGTGGTGGGCCTGGACTGGACGCTGCCCATGGATGAAGGCCGGAAGGTGCTGGGGCCGGACGTGGCGGTGCAGGGCAACCTGGACCCGCTGCACCTGTTCCTCCCCCGCGAGGCGCTGGAGGGTCGAGTGAAGGACATCCTCCGCCGCGCGGGCCCCGAGGGGCACATCTTCAACCTGGGCCATGGCATCCTCCCGCCCACGGACCCTGACTCCGCCAAGTTCCTGGTGGACGCCGTCCACCGGCACGGCGTGGCGCTGCGCCAGGGCACACTGTCCAACGATTGA
- a CDS encoding ABC transporter ATP-binding protein — translation MSEVTLSGIKKSFGQNLIVKGVDLQVGEGEFLVMVGPSGCGKTTLLRLIAGLEQVDAGELRIGGARVNDVPPRDRDVAMVFQSYALYPHMTVRENLAFGLTLRKFPAAEIDTRVREVAGMLELGHLLERKPKALSGGQRQRVAMGRAIVRRPRVFLFDEPLSNLDTALRVQMRGELARLHRRLGATMIYVTHDQVEAMTLATRVAVFNGGLLQQVGPPLELYNRPANQFVAGFLGSPAMNFLEARREGAHFAGKGFTLPCPADVDTQEATVLLGLRPQDLRVVSQGPLTGTVDAVERLGFDGYAFVNTESGPVAARFDKGVSVAVGDTVHLAPVADALHVFTKDGAKALRHPEQRAALEVAS, via the coding sequence TTGTCCGAAGTCACCCTGAGTGGGATCAAGAAGTCGTTTGGCCAGAACCTCATCGTGAAGGGCGTGGACCTTCAGGTGGGCGAAGGTGAATTCCTGGTGATGGTCGGCCCGTCCGGGTGCGGGAAGACGACCTTGCTGCGCCTCATCGCGGGCCTGGAGCAGGTGGACGCGGGGGAGCTGCGCATCGGCGGCGCGCGCGTGAATGACGTGCCCCCGCGTGATCGCGACGTGGCGATGGTGTTCCAGTCCTACGCGCTCTACCCGCACATGACGGTGCGGGAGAACCTGGCCTTCGGCCTGACGCTCCGGAAGTTCCCCGCCGCGGAGATCGACACCCGGGTGCGGGAGGTGGCCGGGATGCTGGAGCTGGGCCACCTGCTGGAGCGCAAGCCCAAGGCCCTGTCGGGCGGGCAGCGCCAGCGCGTGGCCATGGGGCGCGCCATCGTCCGCCGGCCCAGGGTCTTCCTCTTCGACGAGCCCCTCTCCAACCTGGACACCGCGCTGCGGGTCCAGATGCGGGGCGAGCTGGCGCGGCTGCACCGCCGGCTGGGCGCGACGATGATCTACGTCACCCACGACCAGGTGGAGGCCATGACGCTGGCCACCCGCGTGGCCGTCTTCAACGGCGGACTGCTCCAGCAGGTGGGTCCGCCGCTGGAGCTCTACAACCGCCCCGCCAACCAGTTCGTCGCGGGGTTCCTCGGCTCGCCCGCCATGAACTTCCTGGAGGCGCGGCGCGAGGGTGCGCACTTCGCCGGCAAGGGCTTCACCCTGCCCTGCCCCGCGGACGTGGACACCCAGGAGGCCACGGTGCTGCTGGGCCTGCGGCCCCAGGACCTGCGCGTGGTTTCCCAGGGGCCGCTCACCGGCACCGTGGACGCGGTGGAGCGCCTGGGCTTCGACGGGTACGCCTTCGTCAACACCGAGTCCGGCCCCGTGGCGGCGCGCTTCGACAAGGGCGTGAGCGTCGCGGTGGGTGACACGGTGCACCTGGCCCCCGTGGCGGACGCGCTGCACGTCTTCACCAAGGACGGCGCGAAGGCGCTGCGCCACCCGGAGCAGCGCGCCGCGCTGGAGGTGGCGTCGTGA
- the fadJ gene encoding fatty acid oxidation complex subunit alpha FadJ: MATKAEELEVKQGFSYQVEDGVAVITFDLPDSPVNTLSPETGEAFLRVMSRAEREPEVKAVVFTSGKKDSFVAGAKIDFLQTIKTAEEATAISRNGQEGFDKLDAFPKPVVAAIHGACLGGGLEWALACDYRVATDSPKTSLGLPEVQLGLIPGAGGTQRLPALIGVQAALDLILTGKSLKPGKAKKLGVVDEVVPAPILRAIAVRRAKELAEGTLKVERRHGQGFKGVAAGGKSKGLAGFIQGLANKELWAEVALEDNPLGRKVLFDQARKQLLKKTRGKFPAPEKSLQVVRVGLESGHKAGQEAEAKAFGELVVSDVSRRLVEIFFATTALKKENGTSNPDAKPREVKKVAVLGGGLMGGGIAYVASSLQGVPVRVKDKDDAGVGRAMKQVQSILDERVKRRSLTRREATAKSALVTAGTDYAGFKSADLVIEAVFEDLKLKHRIIAEVEAVTGDQTIFASNTSSIPITELAKGSRRPAQVIGMHYFSPVHKMPLLEVITHAGTADWVTATCVEVGRKQGKTVIVVNDGPGFYTSRILAPYMNEAAYLLAEGADIAELDRALVEFGFPVGPMTLLDEVGIDVAQKVGPIMEAAFGKRMAAPKALEKVVADGRLGRKTEKGFYLYEGGKKQEVDPSIYALLPHGTERRSFDRAEMAERVVLQMVNEAIRCLGEGILRSARDGDVGAIFGLGFPPFLGGPFHYVDSRGPADVLRKLEHFHDKLGERFVPAPHLVEMVKAGKTFYPR; the protein is encoded by the coding sequence ATGGCCACCAAGGCGGAAGAGCTCGAGGTGAAGCAGGGCTTCTCGTACCAGGTGGAGGACGGCGTCGCCGTCATCACCTTCGACCTGCCGGACTCCCCGGTGAACACGCTGTCGCCGGAGACGGGCGAGGCCTTCCTGCGCGTCATGTCGCGCGCGGAGCGGGAGCCCGAGGTGAAGGCCGTCGTCTTCACGTCCGGCAAGAAGGACTCGTTCGTCGCCGGGGCGAAGATTGATTTCCTGCAGACCATCAAGACGGCGGAGGAGGCCACGGCCATCAGCCGCAACGGCCAGGAGGGCTTCGACAAGCTGGACGCCTTCCCCAAGCCCGTCGTCGCGGCCATCCACGGCGCCTGTCTGGGCGGCGGCCTGGAGTGGGCGCTGGCGTGTGACTACCGCGTCGCCACCGACAGCCCGAAGACGTCGCTGGGCCTGCCGGAGGTGCAGCTCGGCCTGATTCCGGGCGCGGGCGGCACGCAGCGGCTGCCGGCGCTGATTGGCGTGCAGGCGGCGCTGGACCTCATCCTCACCGGCAAGAGCCTCAAGCCTGGGAAGGCGAAGAAGCTGGGCGTGGTGGACGAGGTGGTGCCCGCGCCCATCCTCCGCGCCATCGCCGTGCGGCGCGCGAAGGAGCTGGCCGAAGGGACGCTGAAGGTGGAGCGCCGTCACGGCCAGGGCTTCAAGGGCGTGGCCGCCGGCGGCAAGAGCAAGGGCCTGGCGGGCTTCATCCAGGGCCTGGCGAACAAGGAGCTGTGGGCGGAGGTGGCGCTGGAGGACAACCCGCTGGGCCGCAAGGTCCTCTTCGACCAGGCGCGCAAGCAGCTCCTGAAAAAGACGCGCGGCAAGTTCCCCGCGCCGGAGAAGTCGCTCCAGGTGGTGCGGGTGGGCCTGGAGTCCGGGCACAAGGCGGGCCAGGAGGCCGAGGCGAAGGCCTTTGGCGAGCTGGTGGTGTCGGACGTCTCCAGGCGGCTGGTCGAAATCTTCTTCGCCACCACGGCGCTGAAGAAGGAGAACGGCACCTCCAACCCCGACGCGAAGCCCCGCGAGGTGAAGAAGGTGGCGGTGCTGGGCGGCGGGCTGATGGGCGGCGGCATCGCCTACGTGGCCAGCTCGCTCCAGGGCGTGCCGGTGCGTGTGAAGGACAAGGATGACGCGGGCGTGGGCCGCGCCATGAAGCAGGTGCAGTCCATCCTGGATGAGCGCGTGAAGCGCCGCTCACTCACCCGCCGCGAGGCCACCGCGAAGTCCGCCCTGGTGACGGCGGGCACGGACTACGCCGGCTTCAAGTCCGCGGACCTGGTCATCGAGGCGGTGTTCGAGGACCTGAAGCTCAAGCACCGCATCATCGCGGAGGTGGAGGCCGTCACCGGCGACCAGACCATCTTCGCGTCCAACACCTCCAGCATCCCGATTACGGAGTTGGCCAAGGGCAGCCGCCGGCCGGCGCAAGTCATTGGCATGCATTACTTCAGCCCGGTCCACAAGATGCCGCTCTTGGAGGTCATCACCCACGCGGGCACCGCGGACTGGGTGACGGCCACCTGCGTGGAGGTGGGGCGCAAGCAGGGCAAGACAGTCATCGTCGTCAACGACGGGCCGGGCTTCTACACCTCGCGCATCCTCGCGCCGTACATGAACGAGGCGGCGTACCTGCTGGCGGAAGGCGCGGACATCGCGGAGCTGGACAGGGCGCTGGTCGAGTTCGGCTTCCCGGTGGGCCCGATGACCCTCCTGGACGAGGTGGGCATCGACGTGGCGCAGAAGGTGGGCCCCATCATGGAGGCAGCCTTCGGCAAGCGCATGGCGGCGCCCAAGGCCCTGGAGAAGGTGGTGGCCGACGGCCGCCTGGGCCGCAAGACGGAGAAGGGCTTCTACCTGTACGAGGGCGGCAAGAAGCAGGAGGTGGACCCCTCCATCTACGCCCTGCTGCCGCACGGCACGGAGCGCCGCTCCTTCGACCGCGCGGAGATGGCCGAGCGCGTGGTGCTGCAGATGGTCAACGAGGCCATCCGCTGCCTGGGGGAGGGCATCCTCCGCAGCGCGCGGGACGGCGACGTGGGCGCCATCTTCGGCCTCGGCTTCCCGCCCTTCCTCGGGGGCCCCTTCCACTACGTGGACAGCCGCGGCCCCGCCGACGTGCTGCGCAAGCTGGAGCACTTCCACGACAAGCTCGGGGAGCGCTTTGTCCCCGCGCCGCATCTGGTGGAGATGGTGAAGGCGGGCAAGACGTTCTACCCGCGCTGA
- a CDS encoding glycogen debranching protein, translating into MRTPRMSRLVGAALSTALFATGCSESDYVRLYHSQERAPSYSVEDIESLRQIGPTYVDKGVNFALYSENATRLELLLFEDPESNRPARVYEMTRYGDVWSVYVEGVGVGQHYGFRAWGPNWEYDPNWFPGSIHGFKADADVYGNRFNPNKLLTDPYSKALHRDHDWSKGSTASGPARTEVTYAASAKSVLVKDGDYQWGEAEQQWRANRQDEHWQGHGWQDMIVYEVHAKGFTADPASGVRFPGTYRGFGEKAAYLAELGITAVELLPIHEKPLDGGYWGYQTINFFAPEVSYAAFKEPHQVIKEFKWMVEQLHNHGIEVLVDVVYNHTGEGGLWREKLETDDVMPGEPLESLDPAETAGLYSFRGIDNQAYYALNPDRRTYWNNTGVGNQTRPNHRPTRKLIIDSLRFYVEELHVDGFRFDLAPILGERDGDYNRWDDPRNTVLQDVIDDPVLQKYNTRIIAEPWSAGGWYCMPLGEFPSSKTQPGNGWYEWNGRFRDWWRAFMNQDGWKLNSNEGSLCGRPGTVDGGFLMYGSQEWFERNGRRPYHSMNFVTVHDGFTMYDLFAYDEKQNRCGPLNPVCCDTPNSPFCDKVSGEEHNRSRNWGPIGDERAESMRRQMMRNAFMSMMISHGTPMILGGDEWMRTQLGNNNAYSTLSDNAFNWYQWGAYLARDERHRMFEFVKAAIRLRKEHAYAFAPRDYGAGAPLAWKSAQNTEAAWDSKQLMIHYHDASYGPELLVLINMEPRAVEFTLPEGRKWTRLIDTQAYFDSPAYLSTAGLNSRSTGNAWLDTPSPVNTPTYGMPERTIVVLRAE; encoded by the coding sequence ATGCGCACTCCCAGAATGTCCCGCCTCGTGGGCGCGGCGCTGTCCACCGCCCTGTTCGCCACTGGCTGTAGTGAGAGCGACTACGTCCGGCTGTACCACAGCCAGGAGCGGGCCCCGAGCTATTCGGTGGAGGACATCGAATCGCTCCGCCAGATTGGCCCCACGTACGTGGACAAGGGGGTCAACTTCGCCCTGTACTCGGAGAACGCGACCCGGCTGGAGCTGCTGCTCTTCGAGGATCCGGAGAGCAACCGCCCCGCGCGCGTCTACGAGATGACGCGCTACGGCGACGTGTGGAGCGTCTACGTGGAGGGCGTGGGCGTGGGGCAGCACTACGGCTTCCGCGCCTGGGGCCCCAACTGGGAGTATGACCCGAACTGGTTCCCGGGCTCCATCCACGGCTTCAAGGCGGACGCGGACGTCTACGGCAACCGCTTCAACCCGAACAAGCTGCTGACGGATCCGTACTCCAAGGCCCTGCACCGCGACCATGACTGGAGCAAGGGCAGCACGGCCAGCGGACCGGCCCGCACGGAGGTGACGTACGCGGCCTCCGCCAAGAGCGTGCTCGTCAAGGACGGCGACTATCAGTGGGGCGAGGCCGAGCAGCAGTGGCGCGCCAACCGCCAGGATGAGCACTGGCAGGGCCACGGCTGGCAGGACATGATCGTCTACGAGGTCCACGCCAAGGGCTTCACGGCGGACCCCGCTAGCGGCGTGCGCTTCCCGGGCACCTACCGCGGCTTCGGTGAGAAGGCGGCGTACCTGGCTGAGCTGGGCATCACCGCGGTGGAGCTGCTGCCCATCCACGAGAAGCCGCTGGACGGTGGGTACTGGGGCTACCAGACCATCAACTTCTTCGCGCCCGAGGTGTCCTACGCGGCCTTCAAGGAGCCGCACCAGGTCATCAAGGAGTTCAAGTGGATGGTGGAGCAGCTCCACAACCACGGCATCGAGGTGCTGGTCGACGTCGTCTACAACCACACCGGCGAGGGCGGCCTGTGGCGCGAGAAGCTGGAGACGGATGACGTCATGCCCGGCGAGCCGCTGGAGTCCCTGGACCCCGCGGAGACCGCCGGCCTCTATTCGTTCCGCGGCATCGACAACCAGGCGTACTACGCGCTGAACCCGGACCGCCGCACGTACTGGAACAACACGGGCGTGGGCAACCAGACGCGGCCCAACCACCGGCCCACGCGCAAGCTCATCATCGACAGCCTGCGCTTCTACGTGGAGGAGCTCCACGTCGACGGCTTCCGCTTCGACCTGGCGCCCATCCTGGGCGAGCGCGACGGGGACTACAACCGCTGGGACGACCCGCGCAACACGGTGCTCCAGGACGTCATCGACGACCCGGTGCTCCAGAAGTACAACACCCGCATCATCGCGGAGCCCTGGAGCGCGGGCGGCTGGTACTGCATGCCGCTGGGCGAGTTCCCCAGCTCCAAGACGCAGCCGGGCAACGGCTGGTACGAGTGGAACGGCCGCTTCCGTGACTGGTGGCGCGCGTTCATGAACCAGGACGGCTGGAAGCTCAACTCCAACGAGGGCTCGCTGTGCGGCCGGCCTGGCACGGTGGACGGCGGCTTCCTGATGTACGGCAGCCAGGAGTGGTTCGAGCGCAACGGCCGCCGCCCGTATCACTCCATGAACTTCGTCACCGTGCACGACGGCTTCACGATGTACGACCTGTTCGCGTACGACGAGAAGCAGAACCGCTGCGGTCCGCTGAACCCGGTGTGCTGCGACACGCCCAACAGCCCCTTCTGCGACAAGGTCAGCGGCGAGGAGCACAACCGCTCCCGCAACTGGGGCCCCATTGGCGACGAGCGCGCGGAGAGCATGCGCCGGCAGATGATGCGCAATGCCTTCATGTCGATGATGATCAGCCACGGCACGCCCATGATCCTGGGCGGCGACGAGTGGATGCGCACGCAGCTTGGCAACAACAACGCCTACTCCACGCTCTCCGACAACGCCTTCAACTGGTACCAGTGGGGCGCGTACCTGGCGCGTGACGAGCGTCACCGCATGTTCGAGTTCGTGAAGGCAGCCATCCGCCTGCGCAAGGAGCACGCCTACGCCTTCGCGCCCAGGGACTACGGCGCGGGCGCTCCGCTGGCGTGGAAGAGCGCCCAGAACACCGAGGCGGCGTGGGACAGCAAGCAGTTGATGATCCACTACCACGACGCGTCGTACGGGCCGGAGCTGCTGGTGCTCATCAACATGGAGCCGCGCGCGGTGGAGTTCACCCTGCCAGAGGGCCGCAAGTGGACGCGGCTCATCGACACGCAGGCGTACTTCGACAGCCCCGCGTATCTCTCGACGGCGGGCCTGAACAGCCGGAGCACGGGCAACGCGTGGCTTGATACACCGTCACCCGTGAACACTCCCACGTACGGCATGCCGGAAAGAACCATCGTCGTCCTGCGTGCGGAGTAG